The sequence GGCCCGCCAGTGGTCACCGTCATGACCGGCAGCCAACCAGACTCCGTGCAGGAGGTCGTCACGCGGGTGGGTGCCGGTCACCGTGGGCCGGCAACCACCCGCGTCGATCCCGACGCTCAGCGCCGGTCGAGCACCAGCCCGCGGGCTGCGGCGTACTGCTCGCGGACGGCGGGGACGGGCTCTGCCGCGTACTCCTCGGTGCCCTCGACCGCCCAGACCGGCGGCGCGGCACCACCCAGGGCGACCCAGGCGGCCTGGCGGGCCGCCCCGTCGGCGACGTACTCGCCGGGCGGCGGTACCACCACCGGGCAGCCGAAGACCTGCGGGGCGATCTGACGCACCGCTGCCGACCGGGCCCCGCCGCCGATCAGGATGACCCGGCGGGCGACGGCGCCCTGCGCGGTCAACGCGTCCAGGCCGTCGGCGAGCGCGCAGAGCATGCCCTCCACGGCGGCCCGCGCCAGGTGCGCGGGGGTCGACGTGCGCAGGGTCAGGCCGTGCACCGCGCCGGTGGCGAGCGGCCGGTTCGGCGTCCGCTCACCCTCCAGGTAGGGCACCATGACCAGCCCGTCCGCCCCGGCCGGCGCGGAGAGCGCCAGCTCGGCCAGCTGGTCCAGGTCGACGCCGAGCATCGCGGCGGCGGCGTCCAGCACCCGCGCGGCGTTGAGCGTGGCAACCAGCGGCAGGAAACGACCGGACGCGTCGGCGAAGCCCGCGACGGTGCCGCTCTCGTCGGCGGCCGGCACGTCGGCCACGCTGAACACGGTGCCGGAGGTGCCGATCGAGACGATCACGTCACCCGGCCCGGCGCCGACACCCAGCGCGGCGGCGGCGTTGTCTCCGGTGCCCGCGCCGAGCAGCGCGCCACCCGACCCACCCAGGTCGTCGGCCAGCTTTCCCGCCGACTCCGCCGGACCGAGCACCTCGGGCACCACCAGCCGCCGACCGAAGCCCCGCTCCAACAGGTCCAGTCGGTACTCACCGGTGGCCGGCGACCAGTAGCTGGTGCCGCTGGCGTCGCCCCGGTCGGTACGCAGCGCGCCCAACCCGGGCGCACCGGCCAGCCGCCAGGTCAGCCAGTCGTGTGGCAGGCAGACGGCGGCCACCCGGGCGGCCAGCTCCGGTTCGTGCCGGGCCAGCCACCGCAGCTTGGTGAGGGTGAAGCTGGCCACCGGAACGCTGCCGGTGGCCTCGGCCCAGAACCGGCTCCCCGCCGAGCCGCCGCCGGCCTCCTCGATCAGGTCGGCGGCGGCGTCGGCGGACCGGGTGTCGTTCCACAGCAGGGCCGGGCGGACCACCCGGCCGTCCTCGTCGAGGCACACCATGCCGTGCTGCTGGCCGGCGACGGAGATCGCCGCCACGTCGGCCAACCCGCCGGCCTGGTCGGCGGCGCTGCGCAGCGCCTGCCACCAGGCTTCCGGGTCGACCTCCGTGCCGTCCGGGTGCGGTGCCCGGCCCTGCCGGAGCAGGGCGCCGGTCTCCGCGTCCCGGATCACCACCTTGCAGGACTGGGTGGACGAGTCAACGCCTGCGACCAACGGCATGGCGGGGCCTCAGCGGGCGCCGAGCAGGTGCTCGACGGCGAGCTGGTTGAGCCGGACGAAGGCGAAGCCCCGGGCGGCCACCGCGTCCACGTCGACGTCCTCGAACGCGGACCGGTCGGCCAGGAGCTCGTCATAGCTCTCGCCGTCGCCGAGCGTCGGCGTGCTCAGCTCGCCGACCTTGCTGGCGGCGAGCGCCTCGATCACCTCGGGGTCGGCGCGGAACGCCGCCGCCCGCTCCTTGAGCAGCAGGTAGGTGCTCATGTTGGCCGCTGCGGAGGCCCAGACACCGTCCATGTCCTCGGTGCGGGAGGGCTTGTAGTCGAAGTGCCGGGGGCCGTCGTAGGCCGGGCCGCCGTTGGGGCCGCCGTTCTCCAGGAGGTCCACCAGGGCGAACGCGTTCATCAGGTCACCGTGGCCGAAGACCAGGTCCTGGTCGTACTTGATGCCGCGCTGGCCGTTGAGGTCCAGGTGGAACAGCTTGCCCTGCCAGAGCGCCTGGGCGATGCCGTGGGCGTAGTTGAGCCCGGCCATCTGCTCGTGGCCGACCTCCGGGTTGAGGCCGACCAGCTCCGGGTGGGCCAGCTGGGAGATGAAGCCGAGCGCGTGCCCGATGGTCGGCAGCAGGATGTCGCCGCGCGGCTCGTTGGGCTTGGGCTCCAGGGCGAACCGCAGGTTGTAGCCCTTGTCGATGGAGTACTGGGTGAGCAGGTTCACTGCCTCGCGGTAGCGGTCCAGGGCGGCGCGGACGTCCTTGGCGAGGTCGTACTCGGAGCCCTCGCGGCCACCCCACATGACGAAGGT comes from Micromonospora vinacea and encodes:
- the xylB gene encoding xylulokinase, whose protein sequence is MPLVAGVDSSTQSCKVVIRDAETGALLRQGRAPHPDGTEVDPEAWWQALRSAADQAGGLADVAAISVAGQQHGMVCLDEDGRVVRPALLWNDTRSADAAADLIEEAGGGSAGSRFWAEATGSVPVASFTLTKLRWLARHEPELAARVAAVCLPHDWLTWRLAGAPGLGALRTDRGDASGTSYWSPATGEYRLDLLERGFGRRLVVPEVLGPAESAGKLADDLGGSGGALLGAGTGDNAAAALGVGAGPGDVIVSIGTSGTVFSVADVPAADESGTVAGFADASGRFLPLVATLNAARVLDAAAAMLGVDLDQLAELALSAPAGADGLVMVPYLEGERTPNRPLATGAVHGLTLRTSTPAHLARAAVEGMLCALADGLDALTAQGAVARRVILIGGGARSAAVRQIAPQVFGCPVVVPPPGEYVADGAARQAAWVALGGAAPPVWAVEGTEEYAAEPVPAVREQYAAARGLVLDRR
- the xylA gene encoding xylose isomerase, whose amino-acid sequence is MAPRPTPADKFSFGLWTVGWQARDPFGDATRPELDAVEAVHRLAELGAYGITFHDDDLIPFGVDAATRDQHIARFRKALDETGLVVPMVTTNLFTHPIFKDGGFTSNDRDVRRYALRKVLRQVDLAAELGASTFVMWGGREGSEYDLAKDVRAALDRYREAVNLLTQYSIDKGYNLRFALEPKPNEPRGDILLPTIGHALGFISQLAHPELVGLNPEVGHEQMAGLNYAHGIAQALWQGKLFHLDLNGQRGIKYDQDLVFGHGDLMNAFALVDLLENGGPNGGPAYDGPRHFDYKPSRTEDMDGVWASAAANMSTYLLLKERAAAFRADPEVIEALAASKVGELSTPTLGDGESYDELLADRSAFEDVDVDAVAARGFAFVRLNQLAVEHLLGAR